One genomic region from Triplophysa dalaica isolate WHDGS20190420 chromosome 23, ASM1584641v1, whole genome shotgun sequence encodes:
- the LOC130413047 gene encoding major facilitator superfamily domain-containing protein 1-like — MIYSSANICVDIAKADCRVCCGLDMAKAAEKAYYRFVVLFFNCMLTFGSYFCFDIPSVLQDQFQGKLTCPNGTLSNSTGNDTGGCVEGLGMTPQEYNLLYAIYAWTNAVVVIMAGFLIDKLGNRFGVFLFSFLTVLGSAIFALGSHFKGTTYLLPLMLTGRLLFGSGNGSLTIVQNRITAFWFRGKELALAFGLTLAFSRLGSVLNFFFTQRFESQYGMQWTLWGGTFLCVLGFLSAVTVSVLDKMGMKQLGLDGVIQEESRKVRIQDVKRLSLRYWVLVLTIMFFYNGIFPFIADASKFIQDKYSGYSQKEAAYIAGAVYDSSLVLSAAVGILIDYVGLRGVFAVLCAVLTLPVFGLLAFTFVPPLVSTIWLGITYSFAAASMWPSIPLVVPQATLGTAMGLATSVQMIGIGISNLVVGQILGTKSSDVKIPLWRWQYMMIFMLANTVSCIITSIILNIIDYKQGNTLNKMTKRSSAPSSVSQTDREPLVNEEREDNEEITDSPSINRT; from the exons ATGATTTATAGCTCAGCAAATATCTGTGTGGATATTGCAAAAGCG GACTGCAGAGTTTGTTGTGGACTCGACATGGCCAAAGCAGCAGAAAAAG ccTACTACCGGTTTGTGGTCTTGTTTTTCAATTGCATGCTGACATTTGGCTCTTATTTCTGCTTTGATATTCCCAGCGTCCTGCAGGATCAGTTTCAAGGG AAATTGACGTGTCCGAACGGGACGTTGAGTAACAGCACTGGTAATGACACAGGAGGGTGTGTGGAAGGTTTGGGAATGACGCCGCAGGAATATAATCTGCTTTACGCCATCTACGCCTGGac GAATGCTGTGGTGGTGATCATGGCTGGGTTCCTTATTGACAAACTGGGAAACCGCT TTGGCGTGTTCCTCTTCTCATTCCTGACTGTATTGGGCTCGGCCATCTTTGCGTTGGGATCTCATTTTAAAGGCACAACGTACCTGCTGCCTCTCATGCTGACGGGACGACTTCTGTTCGGTTCTGGAAACGGTTCCCTCACCA tTGTGCAGAACCGCATCACAGCGTTCTGGTTCCGCGGGAAGGAGCTGGCGCTGGCGTTCGGACTGACTCTGGCGTTTTCCCGGTTGGGTTCCGTTCTGAACTTTTTCTTCACTCAAAGATTCGAGTCTCAGTACGGCATGCAGTGGACGCTGTGGGGAG GCACATTTCTGTGTGTTCTTGGGTTCTTGTCGGCTGTGACGGTCAGTGTTTTGGATAAGATGGGCATGAAGCAGCTCGGGCTGGATGGAGTGATTCAGGAGGAGTCGCGTAAAGTG agaatTCAGGATGTGAAGCGTCTCTCTCTCAGATACTGGGTTCTGGTTCTTACCATCATGTTCTTTTATAACGGGATCTTTCCCTTCATTGCTGATGCCAG taaGTTTATCCAGGATAAATACAGCGGGTACAGTCAGAAGGAAGCGGCGTACATTGCAGGTGCTGTGTATGACAGTTCTCTGGTCCTCTCTGCTGCTGTGGGAATTCTTATT GATTATGTGGGTCTGCGTGGAGTGTTTGCAGTGTTGTGTGCTGTCTTGACTCTTCCTGTGTTTGGACTTCTGGCCTTCACTTTTGTCCCTCCTCTTGTATCAACCATCTGGCTGGGCATCACTTATTCATTTGCTGCt GCGAGTATGTGGCCCTCTATTCCTCTAGTCGTGCCTCAGGCCACATTGGGCACAGCGATGGGACTGGCTACATCAGTACAGATGATTGGCATCGGTATTTCTAACCTGGTGGTGGGTCAGATTCTGGGAACCAAGTCAAG TGATGTTAAGATCCCACTGTGGAGATGGCAATATATGATGATCTTTATGCTGGCCAACACTGTCAGCTGCATCATCACCTCTATCATACTCAACATCATCGACTACAAACAG GGGAACACTCTCAATAAGATGACTAAGAGGTCATCAGCTCCAAGCTCTGTGTCTCAGACCGACAGAGAACCGCTGGTgaatgaagagagagaggacaaTGAAGAGATAACTGATTCGCCCTCCATCAACAGAACCTGA